One Trichormus variabilis 0441 genomic window, AAAACAAGCAGTCTCAGTTGAGTGAATGACTGTTGCCCAAACTCTAGCTGTTTTGAATTTTGTAGCGCTTGTGTTTCCTGTAGGGTATTTTGAATTGTCAAATATGGAGGCTAGGTTACAAAAAGTTCTTGCTCAATGGGGTATCGCCTCTCGTCGGGAGGCAGAAGAAATGATACGGCGATCGCGTGTGCAGATAAATGGCACATTGGCTGAATTAGGTCAAAAAGTTAACCCAGAAAGGGATATAATTACAGTTGATGGCAAGTCAGTATCAGCTCAAAGGCATCACCGTCTAACGTACTTATTATTAAACAAACCCACCGGAGTAGTTTCTACTTGCTACGATCCACAGGGTAGAAAAACTGTGTTAGATTTATTGCCAGAAGAATTACGTAAGGGTTCGGGTCTTCACCCAGTTGGTCGCCTAGACGCATATTCTACAGGAGCATTAATACTGACCAATGATGGAGATTTGACATTTAAGCTGACTCATCCCAGTCATAATATTCCCAAGACTTATCAAATTTTAGTGAAAGGTCATCCCCCAGAAGCAGTGCTAAAAATGTGGCGGGAGGGTGTGCTGTTAGATGGGAGAAAAACCCGCAAAGCCAAGGTAAGCTTGCTAGAAAGTCTGGCAGAAAAAAGTCGTTTAGAAATCGTTTTGCAGGAGGGACGCAATCGCCAAATTCGCCGTGTAGCAGAACAATTAGGGTATCCAGTAATTAAATTACATCGTACGGCGATCGGTTCAATTCAATTACAAACATCAAAACAACCATTATTGCGTGCTGGGAATTACCGCATTCTTCGAGATGACGAGATTCGTAGTTTACAGGAACAGTTAAAACATATTCCTACGCAACGAATCAAAGTTCAAAACCCCCAACCGTAAAGATATTTAGTTATCAACTGTCAACTAACACTCAATCCTATTAAGAGATTCAGCTGAGGTAAGGAGTTTAGATAAGTCATGAAATGGCTAAAAAGAAAGCAAGATGAGCAACCGCAACTTTCGTTAGACCAACAAAGAGCCGACAAACTAGCCGAATTGGGCGCTCAATTATGGGCTTCCCGGCAAGAAAAGGGTTTATCTCTAGAAGAAATGGTCGCCATCACTAGAATCCCTCGGCGATTGTTGCAAGCAATTGAAGAAGGTAATCTCAACGATTTACCAGAACCAATATATATTCAAGGTTTGATTAGACAATTTGCTGATGCACTTGGCTTTAATGGTGTGGAATTTTCTAGCCAGTTCCCTGTTGTTTCCGAGCAAAAGAAACTTCAGCCTGTAGGCGAATCCCCATCGATTAGTTTATTACGTCCTATTCATCTTTACTTACTTTACATACTGGTTATCGTCTGCTCTGTTAGTGGCTTGTCGCAATTATTAAATAACGCTGCGTTGCGGGCGAACGATAATGAGAACACGCCACAGGTTAATCAAGAAACAGTAGCCGATTCCCAACAGAAGTTAATTAAAACTGAACCTGTAAGCGATCGCATCACCAAAGAGAAAAACAATCAATCAGTACAGATTGGTGTCACTCTCAAAGCATCATCATGGATTCGTGTCATAGCTGATGGGAAAACAGAATTTGAAGGAACTTTACCAGAAGGTACTCATCGAGTGTGGAAAGCGCAAGAACAACTAACAGTGAAAACCAATAACGCTGGTGGTGTGCTGATGAGTGTTAATCAGCAAGCAGCCAAAGAAATGGGAGAACTAGGTGAAGAGGAAGAAATTAAGATTGCAGCTCAACCTGAATTGTAGAAAGGGTATAAAGGTATGGGGGTATAGGGGTGTAGGTATTAAATCTACACCCCTACACCCTCAAACCGAATGTCACTAAGAAAACGTGAAACTCATGCTGTAACTGGGTATAGGGGTCAGAAGAAGAACAGTCTTGATAAGGTATCTTGACTTAATTATTAGTTTTTTCCTCTACACCCTTACACCCGGTCTCAACAAAAATCTGGGTGCGTGAGTCCTATTAGTTTCCCTGCTTACCTTGAGGGGCGCGACCGTAGAGTTTAGTGAGGATTTTTAAGCGATCGCTTAATTCGTCTTTTAATGTGGCGGAATCATAGCGCCACGCCCAATTTCCCTCAGCAATGCTAGGAAAATTCATTCGCGCCTCATTACCCAAGCCCAAAATATCTTGTAAGGGAATAATGGCTTGATTTGCTACAGAACTCAAAGCTAGGCGAATTAAATCCCAGTGGATACCTTCAGGGCTAACAGAACCCAAATAAAGTAATAGATTGTTTTTCTCGTAGTCGTTGGCTGTGTTAAACCAGCCTACGGTTGTATCATTATCATGAGTTCCCGTATAAACTACAAAATTACGGCTGTAGTTGAAAGGTAAAAATGGATTTCCAGGGTCAGAACCAAAAGCAAACTGCAAAACCTTCATCCCTGGAAATTCGTATTTGTCCCGTAACGCTTCCACCTCTGGAGTGATTACCCCCAAATCTTCGGCTAAAACAGGTAATTTCCCCAGTTTTTGCTTAATTGCATCGAATAGTTCTTCCCCTGGTGCTGTCACCCATTCACCATTCATAGCTGTTTCCTCACCTTGGGGTACAGTCCAGAAAGCCTCAAACCCTCGGAAATGGTCGATACGTATCACATCAACGTAATCCAGCATTGCCTCAAAACGCTGTACCCACCATTTAAAGTCTTGTTTTTGTAATTCCTCCCAGTTGTAAACCGGATTGCCCCACAACTGACCAGTAGCACTAAAATAATCTGGTGGGACACCCGCCATCAGCGCAACTTCCCCAGTTTCTTCATCAAGGCAAAATATATCGGGATTTGCCCAGACATCAGCACTATCATGGGCTACGTAAATCGGGATATCACCAATAATTTCGATCCCCTTCATATTGGCGTAACTTTTCAATTCTGACCACTGACGGAAAAATTCGTACTGAATGAACTTGTAATAAAAAATCTCATCCGTCAATTGACGCTGTACCTTCTCCAATACGTCTGCTTCTCGCTTTGCTAGTGCTGGTTCCCAAGTGTGCCAACTAGAGCTATCATTAGTATCCTTCAGAGCCATGAATAAGGCGTAATCATCTAGCCAATAGCCTTTAGTTTCACAAAACCCCGCGAACCCCTTTTGTTGCAGGGGTGATGCTTTAGTTTTGAAATTTTCACAAGCTTTTTTGAGGAGTTGAATCTTGATTGGTGCAGCCTGCTCAAAATCTACTTTTTCGTGGGGAAAATTTGGGAGATTGGCAAAATCTTCGTCAGATAGCAAACCTTCATCTAGTAATTTTTCTGGGCTAATCAGCAGATGATTCCCCGCCAAAGCTGAGTACGACATATAAGGAGAATTACCGTATCCAGTGGGGCCTAAGGGTAAGACTTGCCAATATTGTTGATAGCTTTTTTCCAGAAAATCAATAAATTTGTAAGCTTCTAAACCTAAGTCTCCAATGCCAAATCGGCTAGGAAACGAGGTAGGATGCAGTAGAACACCGCTTGATCTAATAAAAGGCATATTTTACTTCAAATACAGGAGGGAGCGATCGCCTACGGTGGGTCATAGCCAACCGCATCGAATTTATCACGCTAACGCCACCTTGGAAAGCTATCTGTAGATAGGAGAGTGGGGGAAACTAATGAGTAATAACAATTCTACAGACGTGATTAATCGCGTCTTTGACAACTGACTAATGACTAATGACTATTGACTATTGAAAATGAATTATAGAAATCCTACACCTACGGTTGATATCATCATTGAGTTGGTAGATAGACCACATAGACCGATAGTATTAATTGAGCGACATAATCAGCCTTTCGGTTGGGCGCTTCCTGGGGGTTTTGTGGATTATGGGGAAGCGGTGGAAGTAGCGGCGCGGCGGGAAGCGGAAGAAGAAACAGGTTTACAGGTGGAGTTAGTTGAACAGTTGTTAGTGTATTCTGATCCCAGCCGTGACCCGCGTCAGCACACAATTAGTATTGTATTTTTGGCAACAGCAACGGGAGAACCAAAAGCGGGGGATGATGCTAAAGGTGTAGGCGTTTTTGAGTCTTGGCTTGTACCTAGTAATTTATGTTTTGACCACGATCGCATTTTGCGGGATTATTGGCGTTATCGACATTATGGGATTCGTCCCAGGTTGGGCTAAACAAAGCGAAATTTGTCTGCAACCAATCGTCAAAAGCTGACACTGAGACTTCCAAATTCCCAAACTTAAGGCGTAATCATATCTATGGCTCATCAAGTTATCCGTACAGATAAAGCACCTGCACCAGTGGGACCTTATAATCAAGCGATCGCCGCTTCCGGTAAATTACTATTCTTAGCTGGACAAATTGCCCTTGATCCCAATACTGGTACAGTTGTGGGTGAGGGAGATGTAAAACAGCAAACAGAACAAGTATTCGCTAATATCCAAGCAATCTTACAAGCTGCTGGGATCAAATTTTCTAATGTGGTCAAGACAACTGTATTCCTAGCAGATATGAATGATTTTGCTGCGGTGAATGCAGTTTACGCCAAGTATTTTGAGGAAACCACCGCGCCGGCGCGTGCTTGTGTAGAGGTGTCACGCTTGCCAAAAGATGTATTGGTAGAAATTGAGTGTATTGCTGTGATTCCTGAAAGATAATTCAAAAATCCCCGACTTTTCCAAAAAATCGGGGATTTCAATCTTTGTTCTGATTTTAGTTATGCTTTTGGTGAGCGATCTTCATACCCTTATAGAACAACAGAAAAGGTAGGGCAGATCATATTCATGCTCAATAAATGGTTGATTCTTTAAGAAACCATTTCTGGTGTGTCAAAAATTTTAACTTGGTTTTTTGGTCTAAATAAAACTTGTGCCAAAACGCTTGGATGGAAAAATGCGGTTGGCGGCTTGAGAAAATGTATAACTTCTATGAAAACTTGGTAAACTTGGGGATTTTCACTAGCAGTCTGCATGACTTGATCAAGATACCAGTGCATCAATCGCGTGATTAAACTTGGTTTTCCTCCTTCAGTCGTTGACCAGCGAAAATCATCACTAGTAGCCATCATCCAAGGGACTTCGTTGATTTTAGCTAACTGCTTTTGAAAGCGCCGCGCCAAGCCTGTTAAATTTTTATGAGAACGCCATTGATTTTGTTGCCCAAGGCATTTATCCAAAGTTAAAGCACCTATAGTAGCAACGGTCATACCTTGACCATAGACAGGATTGAAGGCGCAAACAGCATCACCCAAAACGACAAAATTTTCTGGTAATTTGGTTAGCTGTTCATAGTGACACCAGCGATTTTCTGTACGCTGATAGCCATAAATCGGCGATATGGGCTGACCATGTTTAATGGCTTCGTAAACTACTGGACTTACTAGGCTTTGAGTAAATTCTAAAAAACCAGCTTCATCAGTAGGTGGGTAGTCTCGACCTACGCCTATGAGAGAGACCATCCAGCGATCGCCCTCGACTTGATAGAGTGTAGCACCCCTACTATGATTAGGAGCTTGAGGCATGACATACAAGGCTTTACAGTTTACAGCATCACTGCTCAATGACTCATATAAACGCGTAGCATACCCTAAAAAAGAATTAATCACAGTTTCTTTGGGCTTTTCATAACCCAAACTTTGCAACCATTCTGGTGTTTTAGAACTACGTCCTGAAGCATCTACTACTAATTGAGCCTGTAACTCTGCTTTAGAACCGCTGGCATCCTTAATTTGCACTCCAGTGACAGCAGTGTTATTCTCGTTACCCAATAAACTTGTAACTTGGGTCTTTTCGAGAAATTTTACAGAGTCATTATGAGTTAGACGCTGACGAAGCACACTTTCTAGAAGATTGCGACTGCAAGCACGGGTTGTAATCCCAGAAGGAAAACGAGGACTCCAACGACCCAATAAAAGCAACGGACAATCTGCTGTCCAATCCGTTAAAGGTGATCCCTTGTCTGCTAATTCGTCCTTCAAACCTGGAAATAGCTGTTCTAAAATGAGTTGCCCTTGGGTTAGTAGAACATGGCTTTGATGGGATTGGGGTACACCTTGACGGGCTGCTGGCGTTTCGGGATGGCGATCGCGTTCAATAACTGTTACTTGGTCAAAATGTTTGGTTAATACCTGTGCTGTTACCAAACCAGCTATACCACTACCAATAACAATGGCGCGAGTCTGATGGTTTTCAATCTTATCTATGTTGGATACATTCATAAAATCGATTTTTTCACAAGTAATCTTAAAATTACCTATTACCCACTAGCAATTACCAACCCCAAAAGAAATCACAAGTGTTTAAAGCGATATGGCACTGCCAATTTCTTTTAAAGCTTGCAGTAATTGTATAATCTCTTCCACAGAATTGTAGTGTACCAACCCCAGGCGCAATAAACCGCCATCATTTTCTATACCTAGTTTCTCAGTCAGATTCAAGGCATAGAAGTTACCATGCCAGGAGAAAATACCGCGATCGCCTAATGTCCTCGCAATGCTTTCTGGGCTTTTACCTTGGAGTCGAATTGCTACCGTTGGTGTCCGCCAAGCAAAGCGTTCTGGATCTGTGATGCCATATATAGTTAAGCCAGGAATTTCTAGCAACCCGGAAATTAGTTTATGGCTCAATTCTCTTTCGTATTGCTGAATCGCTGACATGGCTGCAACTAAAGCTGCCCGACGACTGTGATAAGCTGATGCCAATGTGGATGATGGTTGTTCTGGTGAAGTTAGAAACCGGGGACATTGGAAATGTTCCAAACCTTCCTTATCAGCCTCAATCAACGCCGAAACTAACTCTTGGTTAATTTTCGGGGAGACATGACAACCTAATTTTGCCAAATAGTTAATAGCCGCGACTAAACCCGCTAATCCTTCATGATTCAAGGTTCCGGTTTCCCAACGGGATGGGACTTCATTGGGTGCTGGTTTGACTTTATAAGGTTGCAGATTGGTAAGATGTTCCCGCTTACCATACAAAATCCCAACGTGGGGGCCGAAGAATTTGTATGCAGAACAGGCGAGAAAATCACACCCCAAAGCATGAACATTTATCGTTCCATGAGGGGCATAATGAACTGCATCGACAAACACCAAAGCGCCTACAGCATGGGCTAATTTGACAATAGCGGCAATATCGTTAATTGTCCCCACAGCATTGGAAGCATAAGTGACGGCTACTAACTTGGTGCGGGAATTGATTTGCTGCTCCAAATCATTCATATCTAAGGTGCAATCATCAACTTTGACATCCACATAACGAATAACTGCACCTTGTTCTGCCAATGCTTCCCAAGAGGAAACATTAGCCGAATGGTCAAGCCGTGTCACAATAATTTCATCACCTGGTTGCAGCGTCCGTCCAATAGCGCGACTCAAACTAAAGGTGAGCGTCGTCATATTAGCGCCGAACACCACCTCATCACTGTGACAACCCAAAAAATCAGCGATCGCCGTTCTTGCTGCAATAATTAAAGCATCCGTCCGCGCGCTAGTAGCAAAAGCCCCGTGAGCATTAGCATTTGACCTAACTAAATAGTCACTGATAGCATCTAAAACAGACCCAGGTACTTGTGTACCACCGGGGCCATCAAAAAATATAGCTGGTTGTCCGTTAATTTTTTGTGTAAGCGCCGGAAACTGCCCACGTATCCATTTCAAGTCTAAAGCTTCCATCTCAGACTCCTTATGATGGTGTTGACATACACCTTAGCTTAGTTGTAGTGGTGTAGGGGTGTGGGGGTGTAAGGGAATAGGGGTGTAAGAGAAGTAACTAATGACAACTGACAACTGACAACCGACAACTGACAACTGACAAATTTCAAAAAGGATATTTATGTCTTCTCTGTCCCAAGCTGTGTCTATTCATGATGTCCGTCAATTGGGTATTAACCTGAATCATTGGTATGTAGTTGCACGTAGTCAGGAAGTCACAAATAAACCTTTGGGAGTGACACTTTGGCATCAGGCGATCGCACTTTATCGAGATAGCGAAGGACAAATACACGCCCTAGAAGACCGTTGCCCACATCGCCAAGTTAAACTTAGTCACGGTCAAGTTATCGGCAATGAGTTGGAATGTGCTTATCATGGTTGGCGCTTGAATCATCATGGTGAATGTGCAGCCGTTCCATACTTAGCAGAGAATCAGAAACTACCAAACTGCAAAATTCGCCATTATCCAGTCAAAGAACAAGACGGTTTTATTTGGTTATTCCCTGGTGATGGAGAACCATCTATAGAGCCAATGGGTTTACCAGAGTGGGATCATTTAAATTACATTGCTAGTGTTGCCATTATTAATTGTCAGGCACATTATTCTTATTTAATTGAAAACCTGATGGATATGTATCATGGACATTTACATCAGGATTTACAAGCTTGGGCGCAAGCAGAATTACAAGATATTGAGGAAACCGATGAACGTGTAGATGCTCATTATCAAGCCCAAAGTTATTACAAAATAGATAAAATCTGGTCTATCTCCCAATTATTTTTCCCAGCTTTGCGCCGCTTACATCCTGAACCCCTTGATGTGAGTTACATTTATCCCCACTGGATGTCTACATTAGGAAAAGATTTTAAAATTTACTGTTTATTGTGTCCGATAAATGAGACACAAACCAAAGCTTATTTAATTCATTTCACATCTTTAAACGCTTTTTGGCGCTTGCACAAATTGCCTGTATGGTTTCGTCGCTTTGTCAAAGATAGTTTGTTTGGTGCAGCCCAGAAATTCCTCGATGGGTTGGTGGTTAAAGATGTGCAGATGATTGAAGAAGAACAGCAAGCTTATTTACAAAATCCCCAAAGGCGCAATTATGAGTTGAATCGGGCTTTAGTTAGCGTACAGAGGTTGATGAAAAATCAAGCATCATAAGGTTCCGAGATAATTTTGGCATTGAGCAGGGTAAAAATTCTATCAAGTTCTAATATTCCTGCCAATTCTGCATCTTCCTCTGAGGTTAGCAGTCCGGCTTTTTTCTTCTCAGACAATTCTT contains:
- a CDS encoding pseudouridine synthase, producing MEARLQKVLAQWGIASRREAEEMIRRSRVQINGTLAELGQKVNPERDIITVDGKSVSAQRHHRLTYLLLNKPTGVVSTCYDPQGRKTVLDLLPEELRKGSGLHPVGRLDAYSTGALILTNDGDLTFKLTHPSHNIPKTYQILVKGHPPEAVLKMWREGVLLDGRKTRKAKVSLLESLAEKSRLEIVLQEGRNRQIRRVAEQLGYPVIKLHRTAIGSIQLQTSKQPLLRAGNYRILRDDEIRSLQEQLKHIPTQRIKVQNPQP
- a CDS encoding helix-turn-helix domain-containing protein, producing the protein MKWLKRKQDEQPQLSLDQQRADKLAELGAQLWASRQEKGLSLEEMVAITRIPRRLLQAIEEGNLNDLPEPIYIQGLIRQFADALGFNGVEFSSQFPVVSEQKKLQPVGESPSISLLRPIHLYLLYILVIVCSVSGLSQLLNNAALRANDNENTPQVNQETVADSQQKLIKTEPVSDRITKEKNNQSVQIGVTLKASSWIRVIADGKTEFEGTLPEGTHRVWKAQEQLTVKTNNAGGVLMSVNQQAAKEMGELGEEEEIKIAAQPEL
- the malQ gene encoding 4-alpha-glucanotransferase, whose amino-acid sequence is MPFIRSSGVLLHPTSFPSRFGIGDLGLEAYKFIDFLEKSYQQYWQVLPLGPTGYGNSPYMSYSALAGNHLLISPEKLLDEGLLSDEDFANLPNFPHEKVDFEQAAPIKIQLLKKACENFKTKASPLQQKGFAGFCETKGYWLDDYALFMALKDTNDSSSWHTWEPALAKREADVLEKVQRQLTDEIFYYKFIQYEFFRQWSELKSYANMKGIEIIGDIPIYVAHDSADVWANPDIFCLDEETGEVALMAGVPPDYFSATGQLWGNPVYNWEELQKQDFKWWVQRFEAMLDYVDVIRIDHFRGFEAFWTVPQGEETAMNGEWVTAPGEELFDAIKQKLGKLPVLAEDLGVITPEVEALRDKYEFPGMKVLQFAFGSDPGNPFLPFNYSRNFVVYTGTHDNDTTVGWFNTANDYEKNNLLLYLGSVSPEGIHWDLIRLALSSVANQAIIPLQDILGLGNEARMNFPSIAEGNWAWRYDSATLKDELSDRLKILTKLYGRAPQGKQGN
- a CDS encoding NUDIX domain-containing protein, translated to MNYRNPTPTVDIIIELVDRPHRPIVLIERHNQPFGWALPGGFVDYGEAVEVAARREAEEETGLQVELVEQLLVYSDPSRDPRQHTISIVFLATATGEPKAGDDAKGVGVFESWLVPSNLCFDHDRILRDYWRYRHYGIRPRLG
- a CDS encoding RidA family protein, whose product is MAHQVIRTDKAPAPVGPYNQAIAASGKLLFLAGQIALDPNTGTVVGEGDVKQQTEQVFANIQAILQAAGIKFSNVVKTTVFLADMNDFAAVNAVYAKYFEETTAPARACVEVSRLPKDVLVEIECIAVIPER
- a CDS encoding FAD-dependent oxidoreductase, whose product is MNVSNIDKIENHQTRAIVIGSGIAGLVTAQVLTKHFDQVTVIERDRHPETPAARQGVPQSHQSHVLLTQGQLILEQLFPGLKDELADKGSPLTDWTADCPLLLLGRWSPRFPSGITTRACSRNLLESVLRQRLTHNDSVKFLEKTQVTSLLGNENNTAVTGVQIKDASGSKAELQAQLVVDASGRSSKTPEWLQSLGYEKPKETVINSFLGYATRLYESLSSDAVNCKALYVMPQAPNHSRGATLYQVEGDRWMVSLIGVGRDYPPTDEAGFLEFTQSLVSPVVYEAIKHGQPISPIYGYQRTENRWCHYEQLTKLPENFVVLGDAVCAFNPVYGQGMTVATIGALTLDKCLGQQNQWRSHKNLTGLARRFQKQLAKINEVPWMMATSDDFRWSTTEGGKPSLITRLMHWYLDQVMQTASENPQVYQVFIEVIHFLKPPTAFFHPSVLAQVLFRPKNQVKIFDTPEMVS
- a CDS encoding cysteine desulfurase-like protein, which codes for MEALDLKWIRGQFPALTQKINGQPAIFFDGPGGTQVPGSVLDAISDYLVRSNANAHGAFATSARTDALIIAARTAIADFLGCHSDEVVFGANMTTLTFSLSRAIGRTLQPGDEIIVTRLDHSANVSSWEALAEQGAVIRYVDVKVDDCTLDMNDLEQQINSRTKLVAVTYASNAVGTINDIAAIVKLAHAVGALVFVDAVHYAPHGTINVHALGCDFLACSAYKFFGPHVGILYGKREHLTNLQPYKVKPAPNEVPSRWETGTLNHEGLAGLVAAINYLAKLGCHVSPKINQELVSALIEADKEGLEHFQCPRFLTSPEQPSSTLASAYHSRRAALVAAMSAIQQYERELSHKLISGLLEIPGLTIYGITDPERFAWRTPTVAIRLQGKSPESIARTLGDRGIFSWHGNFYALNLTEKLGIENDGGLLRLGLVHYNSVEEIIQLLQALKEIGSAISL
- a CDS encoding aromatic ring-hydroxylating oxygenase subunit alpha; its protein translation is MSSLSQAVSIHDVRQLGINLNHWYVVARSQEVTNKPLGVTLWHQAIALYRDSEGQIHALEDRCPHRQVKLSHGQVIGNELECAYHGWRLNHHGECAAVPYLAENQKLPNCKIRHYPVKEQDGFIWLFPGDGEPSIEPMGLPEWDHLNYIASVAIINCQAHYSYLIENLMDMYHGHLHQDLQAWAQAELQDIEETDERVDAHYQAQSYYKIDKIWSISQLFFPALRRLHPEPLDVSYIYPHWMSTLGKDFKIYCLLCPINETQTKAYLIHFTSLNAFWRLHKLPVWFRRFVKDSLFGAAQKFLDGLVVKDVQMIEEEQQAYLQNPQRRNYELNRALVSVQRLMKNQAS